One genomic segment of Ipomoea triloba cultivar NCNSP0323 chromosome 9, ASM357664v1 includes these proteins:
- the LOC116028354 gene encoding clathrin light chain 2-like, protein MWPTSSPSTASLSHHSGPEDHPLLRDGHFAPFSAYANSEPRVKEDSPTTETQPPASDPDAFWPERNLNGPILPSPEAMQGSALMEWRRQNAIRLEEKEKMEKEMVKKIKEEAEEYKAEYNRKWVLRCDSNRAANRDKEKLFLNSREKFHDEASKNYWKAIAELIPGEVPAIAKKGKKGQDKKKPSIVVVQGPKPGKPTELSRMCHVLVKLKQNPPSHMNSLQIIPEPGNGARTGAAPPHAKSAGR, encoded by the exons ATGTGGCCGACTTCATCGCCGAGCACCGCCTCGCTAAGCCACCATTCCGGACCGGAGGATCACCCGTTGTTGCGTGACGGCCACTTCGCTCCCTTCTCTGCCTACGCTAATAGCGAGCCGCGGGTGAAGGAAGACTCGCCGACTACCGAAACTCAGCCTCCGGCGTCGGATCCCGATGCGTTCTGGCCGGAGAGGAACCTAAACGGCCCGATTCTGCCTTCCCCGGAAGCTATGCAGGGGTCTGCCCTGATGGAATGGCGTCG ACAGAATGCCATTCGGTtggaggagaaggagaagaTGGAGAAGGAAATGGTGaagaaaataaaggaagaagCTGAGGAGTACAAAGCAGAGTATAACAGGAAATGGGTACTTAGGTGTGACAGCAACAGAGCTGCCAACAGGGACAAGGAGAAG TTGTTCCTCAACAGCAGAGAGAAGTTCCATGATGAAGCTAGTAAGAATTATTGGAAGGCAATTGCAGAGCTCATACCAGGTGAAGTTCCGGCTATAGCAAAGAAAGGGAAGAAGGGGCAGGACAAGAAAAAGCCCTCCATTGTTGTAGTCCAAGGGCCAAAGCCCGGGAAGCCAACCGAGCTTTCTAGGATGTGCCATGTACTTGTGAAGCTCAAACAAAACCCGCCCTCACATATGAACTCTTTACAGATCATACCCGAACCTGGAAACGGGGCAAGGACTGGTGCAGCGCCTCCTCACGCTAAGTCTGCAGGAAGGTAA
- the LOC116028353 gene encoding putative serine/threonine-protein kinase: MAFSCFRACESCKDHTEKHVREIVAINVKLFSYNSIRSATQHFHPSNKIGGGGFGVVYKGILRNGTPVAIKCLSAESKQGTNEFLTEINMISNIQHPNLVQLVGCCVEGSDRMLIYEYMENNSIASALLGSKGKRIVLDWSKRAAICLGTASGLAFLHEEAEPNIVHRDIKASNVLLDGNLHPKIGDFGLAKLFPDNVTHVSTRVAGTVGYLAPEYAMQGKLTKKADVYSFGVLLLEIISGRSSSKAAFGVDLLILVEWTWKLKEEGRLLEIVDPELTDYPEAEVMRFIKVALFCTQAAYQQRPSMKQVVEMLSKEVRLNEKILTEPGVYRLHTSRKAGFGSLQTSSSHLKRGNQAVNPFATSAQFDSFQSATQMLPR, from the exons ATGGCTTTTAGTTGCTTTAGAGCTTGTGAATCGTGTAAGGATCACACAGAGAAACATGTACGAG AGATTGTTGCCATCAACGTGAAGCTATTCTCCTATAACTCTATTAGGTCAGCAACCCAGCATTTTCATCCATCAAACAAGATAGGAGGAGGTGGTTTTGGAGTTGTCTACAAG GGGATTTTAAGGAATGGAACTCCGGTTGCCATCAAATGCCTGTCTGCCGAGTCGAAGCAAGGGACCAATGAATTCTTGACTGAAATTAATATGATTTCTAATATCCAACATCCCAATCTTGTTCAGCTGGTTGGTTGTTGCGTCGAGGGCAGTGATAGAATGTTGATCTATGAATATATGGAGAACAATAGCATTGCCAGTGCTTTGCTTG gtTCTAAAGGAAAACGCATTGTTTTGGATTGGTCGAAGAGGGCTGCTATATGTTTGGGAACAGCGTCTGGTCTAGCATTTCTTCACGAAGAAGCTGAACCCAACATTGTCCATAGAGATATAAAGGCTAGTAATGTTCTTCTTGACGGTAATCTTCATCCAAAAATTGGAGATTTTGGTCTGGCAAAGCTTTTTCCCGACAATGTCACCCATGTCAGCACTCGAGTGGCGGGAACAGT AGGATATCTTGCTCCCGAGTATGCCATGCAAGGAAAACTTACAAAGAAGGCCGACGTATATAGTTTTGGAGTGCTTTTACTAGAAATCATTAGCGGGAGAAGTAGTAGCAAGGCTGCTTTTGGCGTGGATTTACTGATTCTAGTGGAATGG ACATGGAAGCTCAAAGAAGAAGGGAGGCTTCTGGAAATTGTTGATCCAGAATTGACAGATTATCCAGAGGCTGAAGTAATGCGCTTCATTAAAGTTGCACTCTTTTGTACCCAGGCAGCTTACCAGCAAAGGCCAAGCATGAAACAAGTAGTTGAGATGCTCTCCAAAGAGGTTCGTCTCAACGAGAAAATCTTGACAGAACCCGGAGTGTATAGACTGCATACCTCTCGAAAGGCGGGTTTTGGGAGCCTGCAGACTTCGTCTTCCCATCTGAAGAGGGGCAATCAGGCTGTCAATCCTTTCGCAACATCAGCCCAGTTCGATAGTTTTCAGAGCGCAACACAAATGCTTCCAAGATAA
- the LOC116029026 gene encoding putative protein TPRXL isoform X4 has translation MRTMIVWIMEVIASVQCRVQERTLGMVMKEVDEDLAIFLQRRRNGEERKHYVCPQNSEELNDLIVEESRDDQRYLVSNETLTRPTTQMAMEKFLSSENEEGDYECSSDTEEQKAIANPTRASSDSTPLKYTSTDSLEDKTSQNMSSVHPSTATSKCASLPNKNASRAGSGMPSAEARKSTSSRSATPTRQQRARSRASTPSSLASLVSAKPVAVPARSSTPVRANSRSSTPTARATVSAPSKSATPTHRPSTTSSSSAVSARSSSVPKRAPTMPRNLSSSSGTSPTVTSRPSLSRDDSTKRPSSASRVRPSSPLLRPPTTNNATDEISRCKSHSSSRSKTPTITAPGSGSTSVSRSRGHSVNKDDVNPVLAGTKMVERVVNMRKLAPAKPDSHLSNKDASKKSSYSQESSGFGTSFSKKALDMALRHMDIKRRTPGNLRPVSTGAPPAPMNGV, from the exons ATGCGCACGATGATTGTATGGATTATGGAGGTCATT GCTTCAGTACAGTGCAGGGTTCAAGAGAGGACTCTTGGGATGGTGATGAAAGAGGTAGATGAAGATCTTGCTATCTTCCTTCAAAGGCGGCGCAATGGAGAGGAGAGGAAGCATTATGTTTGTCCTCAGAACTCAGAGGAGTTGAATGATTTGATTG ttGAAGAATCGCGAGATGATCAGAGGTATTTGGTATCAAATGAGACATTGACAAGGCCTACTACACAGATGGCAATGGAAAAGTTTCTGAGTTCTGAGAATGAAGAAGGAGACTATGAATG TTCATCGGACACTGAGGAGCAGAAAGCTATAGCGAATCCAACGAGGGCAAGTTCAGATTCAACTCCTTTGAAATATACG AGCACGGATTCTCTGGAGGATAAAACCTCACAAAATATGTCGTCTGTTCATCCTTCTACTGCTACCAGCAAATGTGCTTCTTTGCCTAACAAGAACGCTTCTCGTGCTGGAAGTGGAATGCCATCAGCGGAGGCAAGAAAATCGACTTCTTCTAGGTCTGCAACGCCCACTAGACAACAACGTGCGCGTTCGAGAGCTTCCACACCTTCTTCACTAGCATCGTTGGTTTCTGCTAAGCCTGTTGCTGTTCCAGCAAGGTCTTCAACTCCAGTTAGAGCCAATTCGCGGTCTTCCACCCCAACTGCTAGAGCCACGGTTTCAGCCCCTTCAAAGTCTGCAACACCAACTCATAGGCCATCGACTACATCTAGCTCGTCTGCAGTTTCTGCTAGATCTTCATCGGTGCCAAAACGAGCTCCCACTATGCCAAGAAATCTGTCATCTTCTAGTGGTACTTCTCCAACCGTGACATCCAGGCCAAGTTTGTCACGTGATGATTCCACTAAAAGGCCTTCTTCTGCATCCAGGGTGAGGCCAAGTTCTCCTCTTCTTCGACCACCTACTACTAACAATGCCACTGatgaaatttcgcggtgtaaaTCAcactcttcttcaagaagtaaAACCCCTACTATTACAGCTCCTGGCAGTGGGAGCACTTCGGTTTCCAGGAGTAGAGGACACAGCGTTAATAAAGATGATGTGAATCCCGTACTGGCGGGAACAAAGATGGTTGAAAGAGTTGTAAACATGAGAAAACTAGCTCCAGCCAAGCCAGACAGCCACCTATCTAACAAAGACGCCTCCAAAAAGTCATCGTATTCTCAAGAGAGTTCAGGCTTTGGGACGTCCTTCTCCAAGAAGGCTCTCGACATGGCTCTGAGGCATATG GATATAAAACGCAGAACTCCTGGTAATTTGCGCCCAGTATCAACTGGGGCTCCACCTGCCCCAATGAATGGGGTTTGA
- the LOC116029026 gene encoding uncharacterized serine-rich protein C215.13-like isoform X1 produces the protein MRTMIVWIMEVIASVQCRVQERTLGMVMKEVDEDLAIFLQRRRNGEERKHYVCPQNSEELNDLIVEESRDDQRYLVSNETLTRPTTQMAMEKFLSSENEEGDYEWLLSPPRVPSYSSSDTEEQKAIANPTRASSDSTPLKYTSTDSLEDKTSQNMSSVHPSTATSKCASLPNKNASRAGSGMPSAEARKSTSSRSATPTRQQRARSRASTPSSLASLVSAKPVAVPARSSTPVRANSRSSTPTARATVSAPSKSATPTHRPSTTSSSSAVSARSSSVPKRAPTMPRNLSSSSGTSPTVTSRPSLSRDDSTKRPSSASRVRPSSPLLRPPTTNNATDEISRCKSHSSSRSKTPTITAPGSGSTSVSRSRGHSVNKDDVNPVLAGTKMVERVVNMRKLAPAKPDSHLSNKDASKKSSYSQESSGFGTSFSKKALDMALRHMDIKRRTPGNLRPVSTGAPPAPMNGV, from the exons ATGCGCACGATGATTGTATGGATTATGGAGGTCATT GCTTCAGTACAGTGCAGGGTTCAAGAGAGGACTCTTGGGATGGTGATGAAAGAGGTAGATGAAGATCTTGCTATCTTCCTTCAAAGGCGGCGCAATGGAGAGGAGAGGAAGCATTATGTTTGTCCTCAGAACTCAGAGGAGTTGAATGATTTGATTG ttGAAGAATCGCGAGATGATCAGAGGTATTTGGTATCAAATGAGACATTGACAAGGCCTACTACACAGATGGCAATGGAAAAGTTTCTGAGTTCTGAGAATGAAGAAGGAGACTATGAATG GCTTCTTTCACCCCCGCGTGTGCCTTCATATAGTTCATCGGACACTGAGGAGCAGAAAGCTATAGCGAATCCAACGAGGGCAAGTTCAGATTCAACTCCTTTGAAATATACG AGCACGGATTCTCTGGAGGATAAAACCTCACAAAATATGTCGTCTGTTCATCCTTCTACTGCTACCAGCAAATGTGCTTCTTTGCCTAACAAGAACGCTTCTCGTGCTGGAAGTGGAATGCCATCAGCGGAGGCAAGAAAATCGACTTCTTCTAGGTCTGCAACGCCCACTAGACAACAACGTGCGCGTTCGAGAGCTTCCACACCTTCTTCACTAGCATCGTTGGTTTCTGCTAAGCCTGTTGCTGTTCCAGCAAGGTCTTCAACTCCAGTTAGAGCCAATTCGCGGTCTTCCACCCCAACTGCTAGAGCCACGGTTTCAGCCCCTTCAAAGTCTGCAACACCAACTCATAGGCCATCGACTACATCTAGCTCGTCTGCAGTTTCTGCTAGATCTTCATCGGTGCCAAAACGAGCTCCCACTATGCCAAGAAATCTGTCATCTTCTAGTGGTACTTCTCCAACCGTGACATCCAGGCCAAGTTTGTCACGTGATGATTCCACTAAAAGGCCTTCTTCTGCATCCAGGGTGAGGCCAAGTTCTCCTCTTCTTCGACCACCTACTACTAACAATGCCACTGatgaaatttcgcggtgtaaaTCAcactcttcttcaagaagtaaAACCCCTACTATTACAGCTCCTGGCAGTGGGAGCACTTCGGTTTCCAGGAGTAGAGGACACAGCGTTAATAAAGATGATGTGAATCCCGTACTGGCGGGAACAAAGATGGTTGAAAGAGTTGTAAACATGAGAAAACTAGCTCCAGCCAAGCCAGACAGCCACCTATCTAACAAAGACGCCTCCAAAAAGTCATCGTATTCTCAAGAGAGTTCAGGCTTTGGGACGTCCTTCTCCAAGAAGGCTCTCGACATGGCTCTGAGGCATATG GATATAAAACGCAGAACTCCTGGTAATTTGCGCCCAGTATCAACTGGGGCTCCACCTGCCCCAATGAATGGGGTTTGA
- the LOC116029026 gene encoding uncharacterized serine-rich protein C215.13-like isoform X2 — protein MDLQKQASVQCRVQERTLGMVMKEVDEDLAIFLQRRRNGEERKHYVCPQNSEELNDLIVEESRDDQRYLVSNETLTRPTTQMAMEKFLSSENEEGDYEWLLSPPRVPSYSSSDTEEQKAIANPTRASSDSTPLKYTSTDSLEDKTSQNMSSVHPSTATSKCASLPNKNASRAGSGMPSAEARKSTSSRSATPTRQQRARSRASTPSSLASLVSAKPVAVPARSSTPVRANSRSSTPTARATVSAPSKSATPTHRPSTTSSSSAVSARSSSVPKRAPTMPRNLSSSSGTSPTVTSRPSLSRDDSTKRPSSASRVRPSSPLLRPPTTNNATDEISRCKSHSSSRSKTPTITAPGSGSTSVSRSRGHSVNKDDVNPVLAGTKMVERVVNMRKLAPAKPDSHLSNKDASKKSSYSQESSGFGTSFSKKALDMALRHMDIKRRTPGNLRPVSTGAPPAPMNGV, from the exons ATGGATTTGCAAAAGCAGGCTTCAGTACAGTGCAGGGTTCAAGAGAGGACTCTTGGGATGGTGATGAAAGAGGTAGATGAAGATCTTGCTATCTTCCTTCAAAGGCGGCGCAATGGAGAGGAGAGGAAGCATTATGTTTGTCCTCAGAACTCAGAGGAGTTGAATGATTTGATTG ttGAAGAATCGCGAGATGATCAGAGGTATTTGGTATCAAATGAGACATTGACAAGGCCTACTACACAGATGGCAATGGAAAAGTTTCTGAGTTCTGAGAATGAAGAAGGAGACTATGAATG GCTTCTTTCACCCCCGCGTGTGCCTTCATATAGTTCATCGGACACTGAGGAGCAGAAAGCTATAGCGAATCCAACGAGGGCAAGTTCAGATTCAACTCCTTTGAAATATACG AGCACGGATTCTCTGGAGGATAAAACCTCACAAAATATGTCGTCTGTTCATCCTTCTACTGCTACCAGCAAATGTGCTTCTTTGCCTAACAAGAACGCTTCTCGTGCTGGAAGTGGAATGCCATCAGCGGAGGCAAGAAAATCGACTTCTTCTAGGTCTGCAACGCCCACTAGACAACAACGTGCGCGTTCGAGAGCTTCCACACCTTCTTCACTAGCATCGTTGGTTTCTGCTAAGCCTGTTGCTGTTCCAGCAAGGTCTTCAACTCCAGTTAGAGCCAATTCGCGGTCTTCCACCCCAACTGCTAGAGCCACGGTTTCAGCCCCTTCAAAGTCTGCAACACCAACTCATAGGCCATCGACTACATCTAGCTCGTCTGCAGTTTCTGCTAGATCTTCATCGGTGCCAAAACGAGCTCCCACTATGCCAAGAAATCTGTCATCTTCTAGTGGTACTTCTCCAACCGTGACATCCAGGCCAAGTTTGTCACGTGATGATTCCACTAAAAGGCCTTCTTCTGCATCCAGGGTGAGGCCAAGTTCTCCTCTTCTTCGACCACCTACTACTAACAATGCCACTGatgaaatttcgcggtgtaaaTCAcactcttcttcaagaagtaaAACCCCTACTATTACAGCTCCTGGCAGTGGGAGCACTTCGGTTTCCAGGAGTAGAGGACACAGCGTTAATAAAGATGATGTGAATCCCGTACTGGCGGGAACAAAGATGGTTGAAAGAGTTGTAAACATGAGAAAACTAGCTCCAGCCAAGCCAGACAGCCACCTATCTAACAAAGACGCCTCCAAAAAGTCATCGTATTCTCAAGAGAGTTCAGGCTTTGGGACGTCCTTCTCCAAGAAGGCTCTCGACATGGCTCTGAGGCATATG GATATAAAACGCAGAACTCCTGGTAATTTGCGCCCAGTATCAACTGGGGCTCCACCTGCCCCAATGAATGGGGTTTGA
- the LOC116029026 gene encoding putative protein TPRXL isoform X3 has product MAASVQCRVQERTLGMVMKEVDEDLAIFLQRRRNGEERKHYVCPQNSEELNDLIVEESRDDQRYLVSNETLTRPTTQMAMEKFLSSENEEGDYEWLLSPPRVPSYSSSDTEEQKAIANPTRASSDSTPLKYTSTDSLEDKTSQNMSSVHPSTATSKCASLPNKNASRAGSGMPSAEARKSTSSRSATPTRQQRARSRASTPSSLASLVSAKPVAVPARSSTPVRANSRSSTPTARATVSAPSKSATPTHRPSTTSSSSAVSARSSSVPKRAPTMPRNLSSSSGTSPTVTSRPSLSRDDSTKRPSSASRVRPSSPLLRPPTTNNATDEISRCKSHSSSRSKTPTITAPGSGSTSVSRSRGHSVNKDDVNPVLAGTKMVERVVNMRKLAPAKPDSHLSNKDASKKSSYSQESSGFGTSFSKKALDMALRHMDIKRRTPGNLRPVSTGAPPAPMNGV; this is encoded by the exons ATGGCA GCTTCAGTACAGTGCAGGGTTCAAGAGAGGACTCTTGGGATGGTGATGAAAGAGGTAGATGAAGATCTTGCTATCTTCCTTCAAAGGCGGCGCAATGGAGAGGAGAGGAAGCATTATGTTTGTCCTCAGAACTCAGAGGAGTTGAATGATTTGATTG ttGAAGAATCGCGAGATGATCAGAGGTATTTGGTATCAAATGAGACATTGACAAGGCCTACTACACAGATGGCAATGGAAAAGTTTCTGAGTTCTGAGAATGAAGAAGGAGACTATGAATG GCTTCTTTCACCCCCGCGTGTGCCTTCATATAGTTCATCGGACACTGAGGAGCAGAAAGCTATAGCGAATCCAACGAGGGCAAGTTCAGATTCAACTCCTTTGAAATATACG AGCACGGATTCTCTGGAGGATAAAACCTCACAAAATATGTCGTCTGTTCATCCTTCTACTGCTACCAGCAAATGTGCTTCTTTGCCTAACAAGAACGCTTCTCGTGCTGGAAGTGGAATGCCATCAGCGGAGGCAAGAAAATCGACTTCTTCTAGGTCTGCAACGCCCACTAGACAACAACGTGCGCGTTCGAGAGCTTCCACACCTTCTTCACTAGCATCGTTGGTTTCTGCTAAGCCTGTTGCTGTTCCAGCAAGGTCTTCAACTCCAGTTAGAGCCAATTCGCGGTCTTCCACCCCAACTGCTAGAGCCACGGTTTCAGCCCCTTCAAAGTCTGCAACACCAACTCATAGGCCATCGACTACATCTAGCTCGTCTGCAGTTTCTGCTAGATCTTCATCGGTGCCAAAACGAGCTCCCACTATGCCAAGAAATCTGTCATCTTCTAGTGGTACTTCTCCAACCGTGACATCCAGGCCAAGTTTGTCACGTGATGATTCCACTAAAAGGCCTTCTTCTGCATCCAGGGTGAGGCCAAGTTCTCCTCTTCTTCGACCACCTACTACTAACAATGCCACTGatgaaatttcgcggtgtaaaTCAcactcttcttcaagaagtaaAACCCCTACTATTACAGCTCCTGGCAGTGGGAGCACTTCGGTTTCCAGGAGTAGAGGACACAGCGTTAATAAAGATGATGTGAATCCCGTACTGGCGGGAACAAAGATGGTTGAAAGAGTTGTAAACATGAGAAAACTAGCTCCAGCCAAGCCAGACAGCCACCTATCTAACAAAGACGCCTCCAAAAAGTCATCGTATTCTCAAGAGAGTTCAGGCTTTGGGACGTCCTTCTCCAAGAAGGCTCTCGACATGGCTCTGAGGCATATG GATATAAAACGCAGAACTCCTGGTAATTTGCGCCCAGTATCAACTGGGGCTCCACCTGCCCCAATGAATGGGGTTTGA
- the LOC116030430 gene encoding protein yippee-like At3g08990 codes for MGRLFLTNMEGKVYSCKFCKTQLAVAEDIISKAFHCRHGEAYLFDKVVNVTLGAKEERMMITGMHTVVDTFCVACGALVGWKYETAHENSQKYKEGKFILERFMILGLDGSNYAVNQDAELDGSDDDEA; via the exons ATGGGCAGGCTTTTCCTCACAAATATGGAGGGCAAAGTTTATAGCTGCAAGTTCTGTAAGACGCAACTGGCTGTCGCGGAAGACATTATCTCTAAG GCTTTCCACTGCAGGCATGGGGAGGCTTATCTCTTTGATAAAGT TGTGAATGTTACTCTTGGTGCGAAAGAAGAGAGGATGATGATAACTGGAATGCACACTGTTGTTGACACATTCTGTGTGGCATGTGGCGCACTTGTTGGCTGGAAATAT GAAACTGCACATGAAAATTCTCAGAAGTACAAGGAAGGGAAGTTCATCCTCGAGAG GTTCATGATATTGGGTCTGGATGGAAGCAACTATGCTGTGAACCAAGATGCTGAGCTTGATGGGAGCGATGACGATGAAGCATGA
- the LOC116030369 gene encoding chlorophyll a-b binding protein CP29.1, chloroplastic-like, whose protein sequence is MATATATSATSSFIGTRLPEIHSGPARFQARFGFKKAPPKKAPSKSTFSTDRPLWYPGAKAPEYLDGSLVGDYGFDPFGLGKPAEYLQFELDSLDQNLAKNVAGDIIGTRTETADVKSTPFQPYSEVFGLQRFRECELIHGRWAMLATLGALTVEWLTGVTWQDAGKVELIEGSSYLGQPLPFSITTLIWIEVLVIGYIEFQRNAELDPEKRLYPGGKFFDPLGLAADPEKKATLQLAEIKHARLAMVAFLGFAVQAAATGKGPLNNWATHLSDPLHTTIFDTFGFFS, encoded by the exons ATGGCCACCGCCACAGCCACATCCGCCACGTCCTCATTCATCGGAACCCGCCTCCCGGAGATCCACTCCGGCCCGGCCCGATTCCAGGCCCGGTTCGGCTTCAAGAAGGCTCCTCCCAAGAAGGCACCATCCAAGTCAACCTTCTCAACAGACAGGCCGTTGTGGTACCCGGGGGCCAAGGCGCCGGAATATCTCGACGGCTCCCTCGTCGGCGACTATGGGTTCGACCCGTTCGGGCTGGGAAAGCCCGCCGAGTACTTGCAGTTCGAGTTGGACTCGTTGGACCAGAATCTGGCTAAGAACGTCGCAGGAGACATCATCGGAACAAGGACTGAAACCGCCGACGTGAAGTCCACGCCGTTCCAGCCCTACAGTGAAGTCTTCGGGCTTCAGAGGTTCAGAGAGTGTGAGCTCATCCATGGCCGGTGGGCCATGTTGGCCACTCTCGGCGCCTTGACCGTCGAGTGGCTCACCGGCGTTACCTGGCAAGACGCCGGAAAG GTTGAACTGATCGAAGGATCATCGTACCTGGGACAACCACTTCCGTTCTCCATTACAACGTTGATCTGGATCGAGGTTTTGGTGATCGGGTACATCGAGTTCCAAAGAAACGCGGAGCTTGACCCGGAGAAGAGGCTGTACCCGGGAGGAAAATTCTTCGACCCGTTGGGTCTGGCGGCTGACCCGGAGAAGAAGGCTACCCTGCAGCTTGCGGAGATCAAGCACGCCAGGCTCGCCATGGTTGCTTTCTTGGGTTTCGCCGTCCAAGCTGCGGCCACCGGCAAAGGTCCGCTTAACAACTGGGCGACCCACTTGAGTGACCCGCTCCACACCACTATTTTTGACACCTTCGGTTTCTTCTCTTaa
- the LOC116028686 gene encoding E3 ubiquitin-protein ligase AIRP2-like, which yields MRKSFKDSLKALEADIQHANTLASDYPRAYGGACLQMRLSYSPCAHIFMFLVQWADCNLAGALGLLRILIYKAYENGKTSMYVHERKASIREFYGVIFPSLLTLQRGITDVEERKQREICENRYSKRDETNKGKFSEIELEREEECGICLELESKVVLPDCSHALCMKCYRDWRTRSQSCPFCRDSLKRVNSGDLWICTNTCEVRDLCAISSDNLKRFLLYIEKLPLLLPNSTFVSYNPHYR from the exons ATGAGGAAGTCTTTtaaagattcactcaaagcgcTGGAAGCTGATATTCAACATGCCAATACTTT GGCTTCTGATTATCCAAGAGCATATGGAGGTGCTTGCCTTCAAATGAGGCTGTCATATAGTCCCTGTGCACATATCTTTATGTTTCTTGTTCAGTGGGCAGATTGCAATCTCGCTGGTGCTCTGGGATTGCTCAGGATCCTTATATACAAG GCTTATGAAAATGGCAAGACAAGTATGTATGTTCATGAAAGAAAAGCCAGCATAAGAGAGTTTTATG GGGTGATATTCCCTTCTCTCTTGACACTTCAGAGGGGAATTACTGATGTGGAAGAGCGGAAACAAAGAGAGATATGTGAGAATAGATACAGCAAGAGAGATGAGACGAACAAGGGAAAATTTTCCGAAATCGAATTGGAGAGGGAGGAGGAATGTGGGATTTGCTTGGAGTTGGAGTCCAAGGTTGTTTTGCCTGACTGCAGCCATGCTTTATGCATGAAGTGTTATAGAGACTG GCGTACTCGGTCGCAGTCATGCCCTTTCTGCCGAGATAGTCTGAAAAGAGTGAATTCTGGGGACCTTTGGATCTGCACCAACACCTGCGAAGTCAGAGATTTGTGCGCCATATCATCGGACAACTTGAAGAGGTTTCTGTTATACATTGAAAAGTTGCCTCTCCTGCTCCCAAATTCAACATTTGTGTCCTACAATCCCCATTATCGGTGA